In Lactococcus protaetiae, the genomic window TTTCTCCTGCATCATAGCCAATAAGAAGATGTTTCTCGTTGAATGCAATAGGTGCTTTCAGCATCTTAGGATTTTCTAGAATATAATCAATTAATTGATTCATTGTATAGATGTCAAAAGCTTGTTTGTGAACTTTTCTCACAGAAAATAAGTCTTCAAAACCATTATCTGTTAAACTTAAAATCTTAAGAAAATCCTCTCTGGTCAGTTGTAAAATGGGTTTTATATTGTATGAGATTTGATGATATTCCAACCACTCTATTGTGCGATAAAAACCATGATTTTTTGTGTTGTAATAAATATTAATCATGACTTTTCCTTAGTTTCTCGATTTTCACTTGTTTTTAAATTTCTTATACTAGATTCTTTTTTTCGTATTCTACGACTCGTACTTAGTTGATGCCAGAACATCTCGTTGATACATATAAATAGCACGAGCAAAATGATAAGGCAGACGATGATGGTAGTATGGTTCATGCTCGTTCTCCTTTAAATGTAAAATGTGGAAAAATTCAGCACTCTAGATATGGTTCAGAATACTGAATTTTATCAAAACAAGTGCGTACTATCTCCGCCCTTCGGACTAACGCTGTCGATGCCCGCTAAGGCGCTACGTGCTTCGCTCGCCGTTCTAACGGACAGCGTAGCAACGAAGATAGCGACTATAGAAAATGGACAAATGTTTTACGAAACCCCACTGAATAAGTCTTGACTTCATTTTGATTCCTAGGCACAGTTAGTTATCTGCTCTTATTTCTTATGCTGTCTTTTCAAATTTTCGATGTTTGAGTGTATAGACAATGTCTGAAGCTGCTGCAACATCATTTTCATGAGTAACAATAATCACGATTTTATTGTCTTCGTGTGCAATCTTCTTAAATAATGCTACGATTTGACCTGTTGTTTCTTCGTCAAGGTTTCCAGTTGGCTCATCAGCAATGATGACGTCATGATTGAGCACTAATGCCCTAGCAATTGCAACTCTTTGTTGCTGACCACCTGAAAGTTTACTGACAGGTTTGTAAATCAAATCCTCTGTCAGTCCAACTTTACCAAGTGCTTCAACAATCGAAGCTTTTTCGTTTTCAAACTTTACTGACGAAATCTTAACCGCTGTTTTGACATTTTCGTAAGCACTCATATAAGTCAATAAGTTGTAAGCTTGGAACACTGTACTGACAGTTTTTTTGCGATAACTTGTCAGTGTGTTTGCTTTTATCGGTTTATCATCAAAAGTCATTGTACCTGATTTTGGTGTATCTAGCCCTGCAAGCAAAGAGAGAAAGGTTGTCTTCCCAGAGCCTGATTGTCCAAGAATAGCATACATTGTGCCTTTCTCAAAAGTTTCAGTCACATCTTTAAACAGATACTCCTCTGGATTTGTATAATAGTAGGTCAGATTTTCAACTTTTAGTGTCATTTTTTTCTCCTGATTCTTTGTCAGTACTGACAGATTTTCTGTCAGTTACTTTTTGCCTTATGACATCAGTTGGGAAGATAATCCCAGCCGATGAAATCAGTCAAACAAGCTTTTTAACTTAGCAAGTGCGTGCTATCTCCGCCCTTTGGGCTACGTTGTCGATGCTCGCTACGGTGCCAAAGCACCTAGTCGCAATCGCAATTCCCCCACCTCTATGAGGTGGCGAGATAAGCTCTGCTTTCGTTCTACTGCCCTAGGGTCTTAGCGCTTTAGCGCTTGCGATTTGAGCTTGTTGCTTTAGCAACTTAGCGAAATCGACAGCGGAGCAAAGCGAGATAGACTTCAGGGACAGGGTGACCTCATATCTTTGATGTGAGGTTGTTGCCCTAACATTGGTGGAGGAGAAAGAATCCCCACCAATGAAGTAATCACTTCAATTGGTCAGCACTTGTTTTGGATTAAGCCGTAAAATACCAATACTTGCAAGTCCCACCGCAATCAGTGTAATCAAGATTGCTATTCCAACGAGAAGTAAGATTTCGCTAAATGATGTCTTGATGTTCAATTTTTCAAGCGCTTGAGCTTGTGCTCTAGATTGTCCAAAGCCAAAGGCTCCGCCTGCACGTTCAGCAAATCCTCCACCATTTCCTGATGGTCTTTGCATTTGTCCACTTCCATTATTTCCATTGCTACTAGGCATACCATTATTGGTTGTGGTTTGGGTAGTTTCTTGTTTTAGCAATTGTTGTCCGACCACATTTCCCACAACATTACCTGCTGCAGAAGCGATACCAACTGATACCACCATTACCATAAATAATTCAAAGAAAAATTGTCCAACAATCTTGAATTTTGATTCACCTAGGCTCATCAGAACACCGATTTCAAAACGACGTTCACGAACCATGAGCATGACAATGAGTGCAAGAATAATTGCACCCGCTACTGCAACGAGTAAGACAATATTTCTGGCAAAACCAGCAACATTATTTAGTGAAGATTTTACATTTTGGTAGGCTTGATCATTTTTGGAAACTTGGAAATTATCATCATTGACAAGTGCATTCGCCTTTTTAACAAAGCTGTCAGCATCTGCTGGATTTGTCATTGAATATGTTGCCGTTGAGATTTTACCTGTTGTTGCTTTCATTGCGTTTGCTACTGAAAGTGATGTATACATGGTATTCATGTATTCAATTGATTGTTCTGTTGAGCTACTTGTTGTTGTGAAAATACCGACAACAGTCATCTTGTAAGTTTTGCTATTGCTATCCTTCAAAGTAAAAGTTGAGCCAACTTTTAAATCGTTTTGACTAGCAAGCGTGGATTCAATAACAACATTATTTGTTCCTTCGTCAGAAGCTGTAATACCTCGTCCAGAAGTAATCTTATAGCTGTCAGTAAAGGAAGTCGAGGCTGACAGATTATTCGTACCAGAAATAGTAAAATCAGACTGATTACCAAACATTCCACCACCTTGGGCACCGCCAAAACCGCCACCTGTATTTGAATTATTAGATGTGCTTGAGTCAGACACTTTTGTAATGCCAGAATCAGCACTCGCAGATGCAGAATAAGAAAAACTGTAAGATTTCACACCTGATAAGTCAGCGATTTTTTGTGCCGTACTCTCTGAAATTGTTGGCATTTCAATCTTAAAATGCTGTCCTTGCGAGTCACTACTACTTGAATCGCTACTTGAACTATTTGAACTTTGAGCTGCTTTAATCACATTTTGCATATTAACTGACAAAGAAACCGTAGCCCCTGCTGCCTTTTTAGCATTTGCAATTGACGTTTTTGCTGCACTATTAATAATAAGACCCGAAAGTACGAAAATCAAAATTGCCGAAAATGCAATAATCAAAAGTACCGTCCGTCCAATTTTGGCTTTTGTAAAAAGCCATGCTCGTCTTATAAAATCCATATATTCCTCATTTCTAACTTTACAGTTCAAATCTTAAAAAATAGAATGAAACATCTATCAAAATAATTGTTTGCCAGTAAATTTTTAAACACATCAGTTAATTTTCAAAAATTAAGACAATAAAACCAATAATTAACTTAATATCCTTAAAAATTTCTGAAAAGCAATTAAACCGCCATTGCAGCTGTACTCGTGTCAACATTTGAAGTTGCCGTGTCGCCACTAGAATCCGATGCCCCATTTCCAGAAGTACCAGTTGTCGCACCAGTATTCGCATCAGAATTACTATCCGAATTTGAATTTCCACCAAAACCACCCGCTCGGCTACCAAAACGGTTTTGCATTTGCTGTTGGAAGTTTTTTTCTTGTGTAGCAGCGCCTTGACTCTTGCCAATAAAATAACCTGCTGTAGCACCGACCACCAATGTCAATAACGAAACCCAAATAATTGCTTTTCCTCTCAAGACCTTTACAATCTTATCCATCTGTCTTTCCTTTCATAAATATGTGAGTCAAATCGCATATAAACAGAGCGTGCAAACTTTAATTATTCTCTTATCTTCTATGCAAATATCCTAAAGCACTGTCACTCTAGGGTAGGAAAATTAACTCATTTTCTAACTTGATGAAAATATTATAAATTTCAAGACTTAATCACAGCCCAAATCAAACTTAAGCTTTACTGAAAGCACTTTATAATTTATAACAATTTGTATAAATAAAAGACCTATCAACTGATAGGTCTCATACTTAAACTTGTTATAAACTATTGAAAAATAAAGTAAATCCAAAGTGCAACTGCCGATAAAACCGCCGTAAATAACCAGAAAACAATATCAATTTTCCACTCAGACCAACCAGCAGATTTCCCAGAAAATCCACCCAATTCAAAGTGATGATGAATCGGTGTCATCCGAAAAATTCTTTTACCTCCTGTTTTCTTGAAATACGCGACTTGCAGCATAACAGACAAGGTCTCAATGACATATACCGCACCAATCAGAATCAATGTCCATTCTGCATGAAGTAAAATCGAAATAATCGCCAAAAATCCACCCAAAGCTAAACTTCCAACATCACCCATAAAAATCTTCGCTGGTTTGTGATTAAAGAAAAAGAACCCAATCAAACTGCCAACTACAGATAAAATAATCAACAAAATATCATATTGATGATGAACAAGCGCAATAATTGCATAAGCCGTTAATGAAATCGCCACAGTGATTGAAGCTAAGCCATCAATTCCATCCGTCAAATTTACAGCATTAGACCAACCAACTAACCAGATAATGATGAAGATTGAAAAGAAAATACCTAAATCCAATTTCCAACCTAAAATATTCAGCACATTTGTACTTGCCTCATGATTATAGATTAAAAATGAAACAATCCCAATGACAATCTGAGCCAACATTTTTTGCTTTGCAGTTAGTCCTTCATTGATTTGTTTGAATACTTTCAAGAAATCATCCAAGAATCCAATAACAGCGTACATTGCAAAAACCCACCAAGCAGTGATAAATGCCGAAGTAAAACGACCAAAAATCAATGCAACAATAAGTGAAACAAGCAATGAAACAACAACAAACACAAAACCGCCCATTGTAGGTGTCCCAGCCTTGCTAGCGTGTTGCTTCACATCTTCAAGCGTAGGCTGGCCACCTAGTTTTTTCTTATGGAAAAACATAATGAAGCGAGGAATTCCAATCATCGTTAAAATCATTGAAATCACTGCAGCCCCTATTCCATTCAATAACATCTTTTTCTCCTAATTTTAATTTAACTCTACCTAATAGCAATTCAAGTTCATTTTTAATCAGTTTTAATTTCAAACTTAAAATCGCCTGAATAGGCTAAGCAATCCTTTATAGCAAAGGAACACCTATCCTACAGGTTAACAAATCTTCTTAACGTTCGTAGTCTATTTTTGTAGAGTTACACTTGAGTTCTTATAAATTTTACACTCAAGTCTAATTAGTCACTAAGTTCCCATTTTTACGGTTAGTGACTGACCTTTCTTAGCACTTGTGACTGCTCCTATGCTCTGTGCCTGAACATGATTACCAGAACCTTCATATGTTACTTTCAAATCGTACCATTTTGCTAACTGATCTACCTCATCTTTGGACCAATCATACATATCTGGCATTGATTGATTCTTATCATCAGTCAGTAAGAGCACTCTAGTATTAGCAGAAACTTTTTCTCCAGCGGCAATTGATTGAGCTGTAATTTTTGTTCCAGAACCTACTATAACTGGGTCAAGTACCGTTCGACGTAAGCTATCTGATGTTTCTCCAGGGTCAGCTCCTTTGTAGTCAGAAAGTGTCACTTTACCTGCCTTATCTGTATTGTTAACAGTGTTTAACTCACTCTTTTTACTCTCTGCTTGAGTAAGAAGAGGATTAGCCACACGGGCAATATATTTCAAAGTCCACGGTTCAGATGGAATTTTAACATTCATATAGAAAATAAAATCAGGATTCTTCGGTGGATACATTACAACTGCAGAATAGAGATAGTCCTGTGAACCATCCATATACCCTCCTGTTGTTGATGCAATTTGTGCAGTACCTGTTTTAACAGCAGCAGGTTGACCATCTACCATAAATAGAGGTCCTGGAGGGATATTCTCATCTGGGTCTCCAGTAGTAGAATATGATGTTCCATAAACAGGGTCAGTATTTACATCCACCATCAAATCACGAACTTTAGTCACAGACGCATTAGAAACTGGATGACCAATGATTTCTTTTTCAGATTGTAAGGTAGTTTTTGTATTAGGATCATAAATCTTGTTCACAATATGTGGTTCAAGCATTGTACCATTACCTGCAATTGCCGTCCAACCTCTAATTAGCTGAATCGGAGTCACAGCAATCCCTTGCCCAAAAGCTGATTGAATTTGTGATACCAGATTGGCTGAAGGAAGAGAACCCGGCACTTCACCATCTAGACCTGCACGTGTTTTCAACCCAAACTTAAATTTATTAAGATAACTGTCCCACAAACTATTTCCCATATTCATTTCGATTCTACTCATCCCAATATTTGAAGACATTGCAAAACCTTGAGCATAGTTGACAATTTCAGGTAAAGTATAACTCTTATTTTCTGTTACATCCCAGTCATTAATCGTTGAATCATAAACCTGCAATTTACGCTGATAAGTTGCATTAAGATCAACTTTATTACTATCCAACGCTGATGCCATCAGGAATGTTTTCATGACAGAACCTGGTTCAAATGCCGACTGAGAGAGCAAACTATTCCAAGTAAAGTTTTTTTGCTTTTCAGCGGTGTTAATCGTCGTAGGAGTATAGGTGGGACGCTGACTCGTTGCTAAAATCTCTCCTGTATGAGCATCAACTAATGTCGCCTCAAGTGTTTGGGCACCTGTATCTTGTACCGCTGCATCCATCCTTGTTTCTAGCGTTTGTTGCAATGGGCTGATAAAGTTGTGTATACATCTTGTCCATTTTTTACAGGTTTGATCACCTTGGTTGTACCTGGAATTGGACGACCAAGAATATCTTTTTGATAGGTTTCAACACCGTTTTTACCACTTAAAATGCCATTAAAAGCTTTTTCTAAGCCCATATCTCCTTTAAGAGTCTGAGAAGTGGTAGAATCATCAGGACGTGCGATGCCGATAAACTGTGATGCAAAATTTCCTAAAGGATAAGAACGACTCCCTTGTTCTGAGAAGCCAATCCCGACAAGTTTTTCATCGTCTGCAGCCTTCCTCAAAGCTTGCATTTTTTGCAATGAAATGTTTGAGCCTTTGCTTCCAAACTGGACTTGTTTCAATTTGGAACGAAGCTGGCTATCAATTAGAGTACGGTCAATGCCTAAGTTTTTATTCAGAAAGTATTCAATTTTAGAAAATTCGGCGCTATCTGCATAAAGCTTATTGCCATTTGCATCCTTTTGTGACTTATCAAGGACAACAAAAATCGTATAAGTACTTGAATCTACCGCAATCGGAGTACCATTTCTATCATAAATCGTTCCACGTGTAGCTGGCACATTAATTGTACTCTCATAATTACTTGTTGCCATAACCTTTAGGTTAGTATCTCCCACATGATTGACTGTAATCAGCCAAACAAAGCGAAATATAAAAATCGTAAACAAAGCAATAGCTAGGAAAAAGAGGCTCTTACCTACATGTTTACGATTTCTTTCTGGCCCTAAATTAGTTCTTTTTGCATTTCTTGATATTTTTCTAAACGGAAAAGAGAATAATTTTTTAAAGAATTTTATCATTTTGTTGCTTTCAATTCATTGGAAGGATCTTGTTTCATTCCTGCTTTATTTGCAGTATCTATTACTCGATTTGGTGAAGCTAAATCTAATATTTGTTGATCATATTCAGAACTTTTTGTTGTTTGCTCAGAAATTTGAGATTTTATCGTCATCGTATTATCCTGAACTTCAAGTGTCTTTGTCTTTACATATAACAGTCCAACAGCCAACACCAAAGCGGCAACTACCATCGCCAAGTAGAATACCTTTTCAACACCACTAAATTTTTTAAACTTACTTGCTAGAACTTCTGGGGCAAGAGAATTTTTATCAATGAGATAACTATCTTTCTTCGCCGCAGTTTCTATATCAAAGTACTCTTTCGGCTGTGCTGCCATGTTTCTTCACCTACTTTATTTTATATCGTGCAATTAACTTAGCAAGTGCGTGCTATCTCCGCCCTTTGGGCTACGTTGTCGATGCTCGCTACGCCACTAAAGTGGCTATAGTCGCAATCGCAATTTCCCCACCTCTAGGTGACGGGATAAGCAACACTATCTCCGCTTAGCTACGCTGTCCATTCGCTCTATCTTCGTTTCACTGCGCTGTCGATTCTCGCTACGGCACGAACGTGCCTAGTCGAAGTCGCAACTCGCTACGTGCTTCGCACGCCGTTCTACGAACAGTCTCTGCAACTTCGTTGCAGAGACTGTTCGTTTGCTTAACTGCTAAAGCAGTAAGAGCAAACGGTAAAGCGATAAGGCGAAATGGCAAGCTCTGCTTTCGTTCTACTCCCCCAGAATCTTAGCATTTTAGCGCTTGCGATTTGAACTTGCCACTTTAGCGGTTTAGTGAAATCGACAGCGCAGCAAAGCGGAGATAGAGCGAATGGATAACGAAGCGAAGCGGAGGTGTGACCTCATATCTTTAACGTGAGGTTGTGACCTGACATTGGTGGGAGAGAAAGAATCCCCCACCAATGAAGTAATCACTTCAAACTTGATAAGCGATTACCAATCAGTTGTTGAGAAAGAACTCCTCAACAATAACAGCTCACTTTAATCTCGTTGTTTTTGTGCAACACGAAGCTTGGCACTATGTGCCCTATTGTTGAACTCAAGTTCGTCTTCAGTTGCAATTACTGGTTTACGATTAACCAGTTTGAGTTTAGCTTCCATTTCTTTGGGAAGCATAGGCAATCCTTTTGGAACATTTACCGTGCTATATTCTTTGAATATATTTTTCGTTAAACGATCTTCAAGTGAATGAAAAGTGATGACGGAAATCCGCCCTCCCACTTTCAACAAGTCTATTGCTTGTTCAATTGATTCTTCTGCTGCTCCAAGTTCATCATTGACTTCTATTCTGATGGCTTGAAAAATTCGCTTAGCAGGATGCCCTTTTTTCTTTAATTCTTTTTGAGGAAGTGCTGATTTAATCAAATCAGCGAGTTCTATTGTCGATTCAATAGATTTATTTTTTCTTGCTTGTTCAATCTTACGAGCAATTTGTTTAGAGAATTTATCTTCACCATAGCGAAAGAAAATTCTAACCAAATCTTCATAAGAATAATCGTTGACAACCTCATATGCTGAAAGTTGTTGCATTTGATTCATTCGCATATCTAAACGTGCCTCTTTTTTATAAGAAAAGCCACGCTTGCTATCATCAAACTGGGGACTGGAAACTCCTAAATCATATAAGATTCCGTCAATTTTTGTGATTCCTAGTTCAGCAAGTGCTGATTTTAAGTAACGAAAGTTACTCTTCACTAGTGTCACTTTATTGTCAACAAGCTGTATTTTAAGACGAATTCTCGCATTTTCGTGAGCAGTTTCGTCTTGGTCAAAAGCGTACAAATGACCTGTGGTAAGTTTACTCAGAAGATATTCACTATGCCCTGCACCACCTAAAGTAGCATCAACGTAAATTCCATCGGGCTTGACCTCAAGCATATCTACGGTTTCATGTAATAGGACTGTATCGTGCTTGAATTCCATAGTTTTTTGGCTAAACTGCCATTCCTCCTTGTATACTTACTGTTTATTATATCACTTTTTTGTTATTTTTGTAGTGGTTTACACAAATTGTAAATAAAATATTTGTTTTTTGAGCGCTGAATAGCTCGCAAACACTTGATATTACTAGGTTTTATCCTCTATGTTGTTTTTTCTGTCAATTGATTGACAGGCAGTGTAAACAAATCACATTATTACATTATACCAACAGCAACTAAAAATAGACTGAAGTCATCAGTCCATTTTTCTAAATATTAGCGTTTTTTCTTCTGTTGCTAATTCATCCGATTTCATCATTTCTACACTAAATAGAGCTACGATGAGAATCATTATCAGTAGGAATAATAGATAGTTGATAAGGTCATAGTGATTCACTCCATAACTCAAATCAATAATTTTCCACAGGATTACCTTAAAAATTACTATCGCGCCTATGCCCCCAGAAGAGTAGCAATTGCAAAATTTGTCAAACCAGCATCGCGCAAACGGCGAATATGTACTGTAAGTTGTGGGAAGAATAAGCCAATAACATAAATAACAAGGATGAATTCCATGACTTCTGTTCCTACAAATATTTGTCCAAAAATGAGCTGATCTAACGCTTTATTCATAACAAAAAATATGATAAACAAAATTCCGAAAATCGCAAAAACAAGTTGCGTCCACCAAAAACTTCTTCTGCTCGTACGCCCTGAAAAAGAGAAATAGCCTCGGAAATAATACTTTAAAGCACGTAATATTCCAATTTTTCCCTTATCATCCAGTACAACATTTTTTCTTTTTGGAGCTGTAAACTCGGTAATTTCTGCCGTATCTTTTGAATGAGGAAGAAGATTTAAGACCAATAATGCAAAGCTCCCTAGAATAGGGATAAAGTTAAGAAATATCAGGCCATAAGCAAGCCCTGCATCTCTTAATCTCCTGACCGTCATTGAGATAAAGGGAATCAAAGTTACCAGAAAATAAATCCATAATAGAAATAGGAAAAAATAAGAGAGCGCAGTCAAAACGTTAGGAAGGACGGGATGACCTATATGAGCGAAAATTTGATATCCTGCATAGAAAAATATCAAAAAAATAATTTGGACAAATGTGGCTAACCAGAAATCTTTCCTTGTTGTTCGCTCTCGAAAACTGCCGTATCCTCTCCAAAATTTTTTGTAAGCTTGAAGCACTTGAATTTCTCCTTTCTTGTAAAATATACTAGTTTCGCTTCAAAATGATATATGATTTTAGATTGATGCTATCTAAGAAATGGTTAACAACAACTATAATCAGTATATCTGCGTCATGATATACGTTTATTGATGACTGGTTCATTAGTTAACATTGAAATGAAGTACATTTTAGTAAGTTCAGTATAGAAACTTTATCAAAGCTTAGTGCATGCTAATACTCCGACCTCTTAGGTCGGAGATAAAGCAGCACTAAGCTTTGAATTTCGTCCGACTGAATTCAGTGGCAAGTTGAAACTCCCACTGAGTAAGTCTTGACTTTATTCATAAATTCTTGAATCATCTTCTTCATCTTCTTTATATTTTGTTGGAAAAATACATAGAATATACGTAATCAATGTGATGATATTAAATAATAAGCCCAAATTTCCCAAAAAACTATTGTGAATGAAAGAATTGATAACCACGATAAAAGCACTTAAACCAAAAATAATTGCAATCCACCAAGGCATTCCTGCATCACTTAGTCGTCTTGCAGTCAGGCTAATATTTGGAATAAGGACAAGCAAACCTACAATTGCAATAATAACACTGACTGCAAATAAACTGCCTGTGGGTTTTAATGATAAATCTAAAACTTTTTGTCTCATTTCATTTTGTGAAAGCGATGATGATTTCCCTAAAACTTCGCTCACTTGAGGAATCATTGTAAAAAATCGAATTCCGTTAAGGATGGCGAAGATAATGGCATTGACGAGAAAAACCCACCAATAGTCTGAACGGCTTGAGTAACTTTGGAAATCGACTGATTTCTTCCAATATTTAATATAAGCTTTAATCATAGGTTACCAGTACAAACTCAATTAATATTATTCATATTATTGAGTTTGTTTCCTTTCATTTTATAAGTTTCTTAGTTTACATGCACTGACGAGTTTCTGTCAGCAACCAATTATTTTGTCAGCAAGCGTTTTGCTTGCGCGAGCGCTTCTTCTGTCAAGTCATCGCCCGCAAGCATTTTAGCAATTTCATTGACACGTTCCTCAAACTTGAGTTTTCTTACTGTCGAAGTAGTTACATCATTTGTGGAGGCTTTTTCAATATAAAATTGAGTATCTGCAATAGCAACAACTTGTGGAAGGTGAGAAATCGCTAAAACCTGACCACTTTTCGCTATTTTATAAATTTTATTGGCAATTGCCTGAGCAACACGTCCCGATACACCTGTATCTACCTCATCAAATACAATTGATGTTTTGTTTTCACGTCTTGAAAAACTGGATTTAATCGCTAGCATCAATCTAGAAAGCTCACCACCTGATGCCGTTTTAGCTAGTGGTTTAAATCCTTCTCCTGGATTGGTTTGAATAAAAAATTCAATATGCTCATTACCAAGCGATGAAAACTTAGCTTTCTCAAAATTGACTCTAAAATCAGCTTTCTCCATATACAAATCAGCAAGTTCATGCTTGATATCTCGTTCAAGCTCTGTTGCTATCTTTTGCCGCTCTTGATTTAACACCTGGCTGGCTTCTATCAACTCATTTTGTGCTGATTTTACGGCCTGCTCTAGCCACTCTGAATCATGCTCAGAGCCTGTCAGTTCTGACAATTCTAACTGTACTTTTTCTAGATAATTGACGACATCGGTCAATTCTGGACCATACTTTTTACGCAAAGTGTTAAGCGTCATTATCCGGTCTTCGATTTGCAAAAGCTCTGACGGATTAAATTCAAGAGCATCCATAACACGGCGAATTTGACTCGCAACATCTTCAAGAATGTAATAACTTTCCGCTGTTTTGTCAGCAAGTTCTTGATATTCATTATCAAAATTGCTAATGCTATCAAGTTCTGTCATTGTTGTCCGAATATTGTTAAGACTAGAGTAATCTCCATCCTCATCATCCAAAGCTAGAGCGGCTGTGCTTAAAGCTTCCGCGATATTTTTAATATTATTTAACTTTTCTCGGCGTCCAGCGAGAGACTCATCGTCAATCAAATTTATCGCTGCTGCTTCGATTTCTTCTTCCTGAAATTGGAGGATTTCAATCCGCTTGGCAAATTCTTGCTCATTTTTTTGTCTGGTTGTCAATTGTTGACGAAGATTTTTAAATTGTTCAAATTTCTCTTGGTAACTATTTTTTATTTTTTCAAAATTTTCGTCCCCAAATTCATCAAGTAAATGCAGATGACTTTTAGGGTTCATTAATTCTTGACTGTCATGCTGACCATGAATATCAACAA contains:
- a CDS encoding ABC transporter ATP-binding protein translates to MTLKVENLTYYYTNPEEYLFKDVTETFEKGTMYAILGQSGSGKTTFLSLLAGLDTPKSGTMTFDDKPIKANTLTSYRKKTVSTVFQAYNLLTYMSAYENVKTAVKISSVKFENEKASIVEALGKVGLTEDLIYKPVSKLSGGQQQRVAIARALVLNHDVIIADEPTGNLDEETTGQIVALFKKIAHEDNKIVIIVTHENDVAAASDIVYTLKHRKFEKTA
- a CDS encoding DUF805 domain-containing protein, with the translated sequence MIKAYIKYWKKSVDFQSYSSRSDYWWVFLVNAIIFAILNGIRFFTMIPQVSEVLGKSSSLSQNEMRQKVLDLSLKPTGSLFAVSVIIAIVGLLVLIPNISLTARRLSDAGMPWWIAIIFGLSAFIVVINSFIHNSFLGNLGLLFNIITLITYILCIFPTKYKEDEEDDSRIYE
- the ftsL2 gene encoding cell division protein FtsL; amino-acid sequence: MAAQPKEYFDIETAAKKDSYLIDKNSLAPEVLASKFKKFSGVEKVFYLAMVVAALVLAVGLLYVKTKTLEVQDNTMTIKSQISEQTTKSSEYDQQILDLASPNRVIDTANKAGMKQDPSNELKATK
- a CDS encoding ArsC/Spx/MgsR family protein is translated as MINIYYNTKNHGFYRTIEWLEYHQISYNIKPILQLTREDFLKILSLTDNGFEDLFSVRKVHKQAFDIYTMNQLIDYILENPKMLKAPIAFNEKHLLIGYDAGEIRVFLSRNHRKEELKLTKNRIKFENT
- a CDS encoding ABC transporter permease — protein: MDFIRRAWLFTKAKIGRTVLLIIAFSAILIFVLSGLIINSAAKTSIANAKKAAGATVSLSVNMQNVIKAAQSSNSSSSDSSSSDSQGQHFKIEMPTISESTAQKIADLSGVKSYSFSYSASASADSGITKVSDSSTSNNSNTGGGFGGAQGGGMFGNQSDFTISGTNNLSASTSFTDSYKITSGRGITASDEGTNNVVIESTLASQNDLKVGSTFTLKDSNSKTYKMTVVGIFTTTSSSTEQSIEYMNTMYTSLSVANAMKATTGKISTATYSMTNPADADSFVKKANALVNDDNFQVSKNDQAYQNVKSSLNNVAGFARNIVLLVAVAGAIILALIVMLMVRERRFEIGVLMSLGESKFKIVGQFFFELFMVMVVSVGIASAAGNVVGNVVGQQLLKQETTQTTTNNGMPSSNGNNGSGQMQRPSGNGGGFAERAGGAFGFGQSRAQAQALEKLNIKTSFSEILLLVGIAILITLIAVGLASIGILRLNPKQVLTN
- a CDS encoding DUF805 domain-containing protein, producing MLQAYKKFWRGYGSFRERTTRKDFWLATFVQIIFLIFFYAGYQIFAHIGHPVLPNVLTALSYFFLFLLWIYFLVTLIPFISMTVRRLRDAGLAYGLIFLNFIPILGSFALLVLNLLPHSKDTAEITEFTAPKRKNVVLDDKGKIGILRALKYYFRGYFSFSGRTSRRSFWWTQLVFAIFGILFIIFFVMNKALDQLIFGQIFVGTEVMEFILVIYVIGLFFPQLTVHIRRLRDAGLTNFAIATLLGA
- the rsmH gene encoding 16S rRNA (cytosine(1402)-N(4))-methyltransferase RsmH, which encodes MEFKHDTVLLHETVDMLEVKPDGIYVDATLGGAGHSEYLLSKLTTGHLYAFDQDETAHENARIRLKIQLVDNKVTLVKSNFRYLKSALAELGITKIDGILYDLGVSSPQFDDSKRGFSYKKEARLDMRMNQMQQLSAYEVVNDYSYEDLVRIFFRYGEDKFSKQIARKIEQARKNKSIESTIELADLIKSALPQKELKKKGHPAKRIFQAIRIEVNDELGAAEESIEQAIDLLKVGGRISVITFHSLEDRLTKNIFKEYSTVNVPKGLPMLPKEMEAKLKLVNRKPVIATEDELEFNNRAHSAKLRVAQKQRD
- the mraY gene encoding phospho-N-acetylmuramoyl-pentapeptide-transferase — protein: MLLNGIGAAVISMILTMIGIPRFIMFFHKKKLGGQPTLEDVKQHASKAGTPTMGGFVFVVVSLLVSLIVALIFGRFTSAFITAWWVFAMYAVIGFLDDFLKVFKQINEGLTAKQKMLAQIVIGIVSFLIYNHEASTNVLNILGWKLDLGIFFSIFIIIWLVGWSNAVNLTDGIDGLASITVAISLTAYAIIALVHHQYDILLIILSVVGSLIGFFFFNHKPAKIFMGDVGSLALGGFLAIISILLHAEWTLILIGAVYVIETLSVMLQVAYFKKTGGKRIFRMTPIHHHFELGGFSGKSAGWSEWKIDIVFWLFTAVLSAVALWIYFIFQ